The Victivallis lenta genome segment AAAAAGTGGAGCCAACTTGTCCGTAATAGTATATTACGGTTGCCTAAACCACAAGGAGGCTCCGTAATGAAGAATACATCAGTCAGTCTTTTTCGTCAAGTGTTGGATTTGATACCGAAGCGAGAATTTGAAGAAATAGTCATGAAACACAATGGAGACAAGCGAAAACAGTCCTTTGACAGTTGGGCACATTTTGTGT includes the following:
- a CDS encoding DUF4372 domain-containing protein, with the protein product MKNTSVSLFRQVLDLIPKREFEEIVMKHNGDKRKQSFDSWAHFV